In one window of Kiloniellales bacterium DNA:
- a CDS encoding DUF882 domain-containing protein has translation MSGQTGPNLLPSRRRFLFHVGAGAAAAATVGLVPAGSALAARLGLPPERSLSFRSLHTGERLTARYVRGGQHDAEGLAAIDHILRDWRTGEVYRMDRGVLDLLYAVRRRLDSDAPIEIISAYRSPKTNAKLAGRSGGVAKRSLHMRGMAIDFRLPERDLAAVHRTALDMKAGGVGLYTRSGFLHVDTGRVRRWGS, from the coding sequence ATGAGCGGCCAGACCGGCCCGAACCTCCTGCCGTCGCGCCGGCGGTTCCTGTTCCACGTCGGCGCCGGCGCCGCAGCCGCCGCGACCGTCGGCCTCGTGCCCGCCGGGAGCGCCCTGGCCGCCCGGCTCGGCCTGCCGCCGGAGCGCAGCCTCTCGTTCCGCTCGCTGCATACCGGCGAGCGGCTGACGGCCCGCTACGTCCGTGGCGGCCAGCACGACGCCGAGGGTCTGGCCGCGATCGACCATATCCTGCGCGACTGGCGCACGGGTGAGGTGTACCGCATGGACCGGGGGGTCCTCGACCTGCTCTACGCGGTGCGGCGCCGGCTCGACAGCGACGCGCCGATCGAGATCATCTCCGCCTACCGCTCGCCCAAGACCAACGCCAAGCTGGCCGGCCGCAGCGGCGGGGTCGCCAAGCGGAGCCTCCACATGCGCGGCATGGCGATCGATTTCCGCCTGCCCGAGCGCGATCTCGCGGCGGTTCACCGGACGGCCCTCGACATGAAGGCGGGCGGCGTCGGGCTCTACACCCGCTCCGGCTTCCTGCACGTCGACACCGGCCGGGTCCGCCGCTGGGGCAGCTAG
- the leuC gene encoding 3-isopropylmalate dehydratase large subunit: protein MTGGAQGPRTLFDKIWDSHVVDRQEDGTCLLYIDRHLVHEVTSPQAFEGLRLAGRTVRRPQATLAVPDHNVPTSDRSQGIDDEQSRIQVETLQKNCAEFGVPIFDMDDIRQGIVHIIGPEQGFTLPGMTIVCGDSHTSTHGAFGSLAFGIGTSEVEHVLATQTLIQKPARNMRITVDGALPTGITGKDLVLAIIGKIGTAGGTGHVIEYAGQAIRDLSMEGRMTVCNMSIEGGARAGLIAPDETTFEYLMGRPMAPKAGAWEQAVTAWRALPSDPGAAYDKEVTLSTAEIEPQVTWGTSPEDVLPISAAVPGPEAAPDENKAQAIERSLAYMGLASGTPLKEIAIDKVFIGSCTNGRIEDLRAVARVAEGRKVAEGVHAMIVPGSGLVKEQAESEGLDRIFAEAGFDWREPGCSMCLAMNADKLKPGERCASTSNRNFEGRQGPGGRTHLMSPAMAAAAAVTGRLADVREILG, encoded by the coding sequence ATGACGGGCGGAGCGCAGGGTCCGCGGACCCTGTTCGACAAGATCTGGGACAGCCACGTGGTGGACCGTCAGGAAGACGGTACCTGCCTGCTCTACATCGACCGCCACCTGGTCCACGAGGTGACCTCGCCCCAGGCCTTCGAGGGCCTGCGACTGGCCGGGCGGACGGTGCGCCGGCCCCAGGCGACCCTGGCCGTACCGGACCACAACGTGCCGACCAGCGACCGCAGCCAGGGCATCGACGACGAGCAGAGCCGGATCCAGGTCGAGACCCTGCAGAAGAACTGCGCCGAATTCGGCGTGCCGATCTTCGACATGGACGACATCCGCCAGGGCATCGTCCACATCATCGGGCCCGAGCAGGGCTTCACCCTGCCGGGCATGACCATCGTCTGCGGCGATTCCCACACCTCGACCCACGGCGCCTTCGGCTCGCTGGCCTTCGGCATCGGCACCTCCGAGGTCGAGCACGTGCTGGCGACCCAGACCCTTATCCAGAAGCCGGCCCGCAACATGCGTATCACGGTCGACGGCGCGCTGCCCACCGGCATCACCGGCAAGGATCTGGTGCTGGCAATCATCGGCAAGATCGGCACGGCCGGCGGCACCGGCCACGTGATCGAGTACGCCGGCCAGGCGATCCGCGACCTCTCGATGGAAGGCCGCATGACGGTCTGCAACATGTCGATCGAGGGCGGCGCCCGCGCCGGCCTGATCGCCCCCGACGAGACCACCTTCGAGTACCTCATGGGCCGGCCCATGGCGCCCAAGGCCGGGGCCTGGGAGCAGGCGGTGACTGCCTGGCGCGCCCTGCCATCCGATCCGGGCGCGGCCTACGACAAGGAGGTCACGCTCTCGACCGCCGAGATCGAGCCCCAGGTCACCTGGGGCACCAGCCCGGAGGACGTGCTGCCGATATCGGCCGCGGTGCCCGGCCCCGAGGCGGCACCCGACGAGAACAAGGCCCAGGCCATCGAGCGTTCGCTCGCCTACATGGGCCTCGCCTCCGGGACCCCGCTCAAGGAGATCGCGATCGACAAGGTCTTCATCGGCTCCTGCACCAACGGCCGGATCGAGGACCTTCGCGCCGTGGCCCGGGTCGCCGAGGGCCGCAAGGTGGCCGAGGGCGTGCACGCCATGATCGTGCCGGGCTCGGGCCTGGTGAAGGAGCAGGCCGAGTCCGAGGGCCTGGACCGGATCTTCGCCGAGGCCGGCTTCGACTGGCGCGAGCCGGGCTGCTCCATGTGTCTCGCCATGAACGCCGACAAGCTGAAGCCCGGCGAGCGCTGCGCCTCGACCTCGAACCGCAACTTCGAGGGCCGCCAGGGCCCGGGCGGCCGGACCCATCTGATGAGCCCGGCCATGGCCGCGGCGGCGGCGGTGACCGGCCGCCTCGCCGACGTGCGCGAGATCCTGGGGTAG
- the leuD gene encoding 3-isopropylmalate dehydratase small subunit, with product MDKFTTLTAVAAPLPMVNVDTDKIIPARYLKTIKRSGLGEGLFRDLRYGKDGEKTDFVLNQPAYEKAQVLVVGDNFGCGSSREHAPWALLDFGIRCVIGTSFADIFHNNCFKNGILPIVLPKEEVDKLMDDAERGANATITVDLESQTIQGPDGGTIRFEVDPWRKHCLLNGLDDIGLTLAKASAIDAFEAKQQQTEPWLQR from the coding sequence ATGGACAAGTTCACGACCCTGACGGCCGTGGCCGCGCCTCTGCCGATGGTCAACGTCGACACCGACAAGATCATCCCGGCGCGCTACCTCAAGACGATCAAGCGCAGCGGCCTGGGCGAGGGCCTGTTCCGCGACCTGCGCTACGGGAAGGACGGCGAGAAGACCGACTTCGTGCTCAACCAGCCGGCCTACGAGAAGGCCCAGGTCCTGGTGGTCGGCGACAACTTCGGCTGCGGCTCGTCGCGCGAGCACGCGCCCTGGGCACTGCTCGACTTCGGCATCCGCTGCGTGATCGGCACCTCCTTCGCCGACATCTTCCACAACAACTGCTTCAAGAACGGGATCCTGCCGATCGTTCTTCCCAAGGAAGAGGTCGACAAGCTGATGGACGACGCCGAGCGCGGCGCCAACGCGACCATCACGGTCGACCTCGAGTCCCAGACCATCCAGGGCCCGGACGGCGGCACGATCCGTTTCGAGGTCGACCCTTGGCGCAAGCACTGCCTGCTGAACGGCCTCGACGACATCGGCCTGACCCTGGCGAAGGCCTCGGCCATCGACGCCTTCGAGGCCAAGCAGCAGCAGACCGAGCCCTGGCTCCAGCGGTAG
- the leuB gene encoding 3-isopropylmalate dehydrogenase: MPSNRRVLLLPGDGIGPECVAQVTRVLDWMGAEGLAGFDIEEDLVGGAAIDAHGVPLADATLDKAMAADAVLLGAVGGPKWDGLPFEIKPERGLLKLRKEMELFANLRPALCFEALVSASTLKPEIVQGLDIMIVRELTGGIYFGEPRGIETLPDGSRRGVNTQTYTTGEIHRVARVAFELAAKRDRRVCSVEKANVMESGVLWREEVQKLHDADYADIALSHMYADNCAMQLVRDPKQFDVIVTDNLFGDLLSDAAAMLTGSLGMLPSASLGAADAEGNRKALYEPVHGSAPDIAGQDKANPLACLLSLAMMLRYSFDDARGADLVEGAVARVLDRGLRTADIMQDGMTQVSTGAMGNAVLEELGSRTR, encoded by the coding sequence ATGCCGTCGAACAGAAGAGTCCTGCTGCTGCCCGGAGACGGCATCGGCCCGGAGTGCGTTGCCCAGGTGACCCGCGTCCTCGACTGGATGGGCGCCGAGGGCCTGGCTGGTTTCGACATCGAGGAGGACCTGGTCGGCGGCGCCGCGATCGACGCCCACGGCGTGCCCCTGGCCGACGCGACCCTGGACAAGGCCATGGCCGCCGACGCCGTGCTGCTCGGCGCGGTCGGCGGGCCGAAGTGGGACGGCCTGCCCTTCGAGATCAAGCCGGAGCGCGGCCTCCTGAAGCTGCGTAAAGAGATGGAGCTCTTCGCCAACCTGCGCCCTGCGCTCTGCTTCGAGGCCCTGGTCTCGGCCTCGACCCTGAAGCCGGAGATCGTGCAGGGCCTCGACATCATGATCGTCCGCGAGCTGACCGGCGGCATCTACTTCGGCGAGCCGCGCGGCATCGAGACCTTGCCGGACGGCTCGCGGCGCGGCGTCAACACCCAAACCTACACCACCGGCGAGATCCACCGGGTCGCCCGGGTCGCCTTCGAGCTGGCCGCCAAGCGCGACCGGCGGGTCTGCTCCGTGGAGAAGGCCAACGTCATGGAGTCGGGCGTGCTCTGGCGCGAGGAGGTGCAGAAGCTGCACGACGCCGACTACGCCGACATCGCGCTCTCCCACATGTACGCTGACAACTGCGCCATGCAGCTGGTGCGCGATCCCAAGCAGTTCGACGTGATCGTGACCGACAACCTGTTCGGCGACCTGCTGTCCGACGCGGCGGCCATGCTGACCGGCTCGCTCGGCATGCTGCCCTCGGCCTCGCTCGGCGCGGCCGACGCGGAAGGCAACCGCAAGGCGCTCTACGAGCCGGTCCACGGCAGCGCGCCCGACATCGCGGGACAGGACAAGGCCAATCCGCTGGCCTGCCTGCTCAGTCTCGCCATGATGCTGCGCTATTCCTTCGACGACGCGCGCGGGGCGGACTTGGTCGAGGGCGCGGTCGCCCGCGTGCTCGACCGGGGCCTGCGCACCGCCGACATCATGCAGGACGGCATGACCCAGGTCTCGACCGGCGCGATGGGCAACGCGGTGCTCGAGGAGCTTGGTTCACGGACGCGCTAA
- a CDS encoding aspartate-semialdehyde dehydrogenase, translated as MGYRVAVAGATGAVGREILTTLSERAFPADDVIALASERSAGATVSFGEDDELKVQNLSTFDFKGTDILLSSPGAKVSAEQAPRAAKAGAVVIDNTSQFRMDPEVPLVVPEVNPDDIAGYTRRHIIANPNCSTIQMVTALKPLHDLARINRVVVATYQSVSGSGKDAMDELFNQTRGIYVNEPVRPEQFTKQIAFNVIPHIDVFMDDGSTKEEWKMVVETKKILDPAIKISATCVRVPVFIGHAEAVNLEFENPIEVEEARDALRAAPGVTVIDHRLDEGYVTPAECAGEDAVFVSRIRSDPTVEHGLALWVVSDNLRKGAALNAVQIAEKLTSDYLN; from the coding sequence ATGGGCTACAGAGTTGCCGTCGCCGGCGCGACGGGAGCGGTCGGACGCGAGATCCTGACCACGCTCTCGGAGCGGGCCTTTCCGGCGGACGACGTGATCGCACTGGCGTCGGAGCGTTCGGCCGGCGCCACCGTGTCGTTCGGCGAGGACGACGAGCTCAAAGTCCAGAACCTCTCGACCTTCGACTTCAAGGGCACCGACATCCTGCTCTCCTCGCCCGGGGCCAAGGTCTCGGCCGAGCAGGCGCCGCGCGCCGCCAAGGCCGGCGCCGTGGTGATCGACAACACCTCGCAGTTCCGCATGGACCCGGAGGTTCCCCTGGTGGTGCCCGAGGTCAATCCCGACGACATCGCGGGCTACACCCGCCGCCACATCATCGCCAATCCGAACTGCTCGACCATCCAGATGGTGACGGCCCTGAAGCCGCTGCACGACCTGGCGCGCATCAATCGGGTCGTGGTGGCGACCTACCAGTCGGTCTCGGGCTCCGGCAAGGACGCCATGGACGAGCTGTTCAATCAGACCCGCGGGATCTACGTGAACGAGCCGGTCCGCCCGGAACAGTTCACCAAGCAGATCGCCTTCAACGTGATTCCCCACATCGACGTCTTCATGGACGACGGCTCGACCAAGGAAGAGTGGAAGATGGTGGTCGAGACCAAGAAGATCCTCGACCCGGCGATCAAGATCAGCGCCACCTGCGTGCGCGTGCCGGTCTTCATCGGCCACGCCGAGGCGGTCAACCTGGAATTCGAGAACCCGATCGAGGTCGAGGAGGCGCGCGACGCCCTGCGCGCCGCGCCGGGCGTCACGGTGATCGACCACCGGCTCGACGAGGGCTACGTCACCCCAGCCGAGTGCGCCGGCGAGGACGCGGTCTTCGTCAGCCGCATCCGCAGCGACCCGACGGTCGAGCACGGCCTCGCGCTCTGGGTCGTCTCGGACAACCTGCGCAAGGGCGCGGCGCTCAACGCCGTGCAGATCGCCGAGAAGCTGACCAGCGACTACCTTAACTGA
- a CDS encoding GIY-YIG nuclease family protein, with the protein MIVPSRELCRLPREPGAYVLVIDLTRELALDLKARSAVVLAPGRYAYCGSAYGPGGLRARIGRHLRPDKALRWHIDHLTSAGRVTVLAGVPGGQECALLRRVLAVRGAGVPVPGFGSSDCRRCPAHLTSVPADFEPRADQLR; encoded by the coding sequence ATGATCGTCCCCAGCCGAGAACTCTGCCGCCTGCCCCGGGAACCGGGCGCCTACGTTCTGGTCATCGACCTGACGCGGGAGCTCGCGCTCGATCTCAAGGCGCGCAGCGCCGTGGTGCTCGCCCCCGGCCGTTACGCCTACTGTGGCAGCGCCTATGGACCGGGCGGTCTGCGGGCGCGGATCGGCCGCCACCTGCGCCCGGACAAGGCGTTGCGCTGGCATATCGACCACCTGACGTCGGCCGGCCGCGTGACCGTCCTGGCCGGCGTGCCCGGGGGCCAGGAGTGCGCATTGCTAAGGCGGGTTCTGGCGGTCAGAGGCGCGGGCGTCCCGGTCCCGGGATTCGGCAGCTCAGACTGCCGGCGCTGCCCGGCGCATCTCACCTCGGTCCCGGCGGATTTCGAGCCGAGAGCGGATCAGTTAAGGTAG
- a CDS encoding monovalent cation:proton antiporter-2 (CPA2) family protein has protein sequence MSLLGQAAVFLGAAVVAVPISKRLGLGSVLGYLAAGAVIGPWGLKLISDVDSILHFAELGVVLLLFIIGLELQPNRLWVMRKSVFGYGGLQVGLSALVIGGVGALFGWPWQTSVIAGLALALSSTAFALQILAERSELTTRYGRTAFSILLFQDMAAIPLIAVVPVLGADIADELDRSLLFEMLAVVGVLAAVIIVGHFLLRHVLRIVAWTRIREVFTAMTLLTVIGTALIVYQVGLSMALGAFIAGVLLAESEYRHELEANIEPFKGLLLGLFFIAVGMYIDFGLAAEKPLTILAVALGLTALKFAILFGLGKWVGLNSEGARHLAISISQGGEFAFVVFALAVQTGVIDRDLVSLLVLGVIVSMILTPLLYLFDDKVLRKTAEAADPGDYEIPDGEENQVIIAGFGRFGQIIARILRAKHIGFTALEISQQQVDFVKKYGNKVYYGDPARLDLLHAAKADKAVIFVLAVDDVKDSLATAETVRRHFPHLKIFARARDRRHALKLMEAGAHVVIRETYLSSLDVARGVLEELGLDDYQAEKAIKMFRAHDESRLASHLGEDHDEARLIDAAKQAAAELEEIFAEDAEAERKQGSVVD, from the coding sequence ATGTCGCTACTCGGACAAGCCGCCGTCTTTCTCGGTGCGGCGGTCGTCGCCGTCCCGATCTCCAAGCGGCTCGGGCTGGGTTCCGTGCTGGGCTACCTCGCGGCCGGCGCGGTCATCGGCCCCTGGGGGCTGAAGCTGATCAGCGACGTCGACTCGATCCTGCACTTCGCCGAGCTCGGCGTCGTCCTGCTGCTGTTCATCATCGGACTGGAGCTGCAGCCGAACCGCCTCTGGGTCATGCGCAAGTCGGTCTTCGGCTACGGCGGCCTCCAGGTCGGCCTCTCCGCCCTCGTGATCGGCGGGGTCGGCGCGCTCTTCGGCTGGCCGTGGCAGACGTCGGTGATCGCCGGCCTGGCGCTGGCCCTCTCCTCGACCGCCTTCGCCCTCCAGATCCTCGCCGAGCGCAGCGAGCTGACCACCCGTTACGGCCGGACCGCCTTCTCGATCCTGCTGTTCCAGGATATGGCGGCGATCCCGCTGATCGCTGTCGTGCCGGTGCTCGGCGCCGACATCGCCGACGAGCTGGACCGTTCGCTCCTGTTCGAGATGCTCGCCGTCGTCGGTGTCCTGGCCGCCGTGATCATCGTCGGCCACTTCCTTCTGCGTCACGTCCTGCGCATCGTCGCCTGGACCCGCATCCGCGAGGTCTTCACTGCGATGACCCTGCTGACCGTGATCGGCACCGCACTGATCGTCTATCAGGTCGGGCTGTCCATGGCGCTGGGCGCCTTCATCGCCGGCGTGCTGCTCGCCGAGTCCGAGTATCGCCATGAGCTGGAGGCCAACATCGAGCCCTTCAAGGGTCTGCTGCTCGGCCTCTTCTTCATCGCCGTCGGCATGTACATCGACTTCGGCCTGGCGGCGGAGAAACCTTTGACCATCCTCGCCGTGGCCTTGGGGCTGACCGCGCTGAAGTTCGCGATCCTCTTCGGACTTGGCAAGTGGGTCGGCCTGAACAGCGAGGGCGCGCGCCATCTCGCCATCTCGATCTCCCAGGGCGGCGAGTTCGCCTTCGTGGTCTTCGCGCTGGCGGTGCAGACCGGCGTCATCGATCGGGACCTCGTCAGCCTGCTGGTCTTGGGCGTGATCGTGTCGATGATCCTGACGCCGCTGCTCTACCTGTTCGACGACAAGGTCCTGCGCAAGACCGCCGAAGCGGCCGACCCCGGTGACTACGAGATTCCAGACGGCGAGGAGAACCAGGTGATCATCGCCGGCTTCGGCCGCTTCGGCCAGATCATCGCGCGCATTTTGCGGGCGAAGCACATCGGCTTCACGGCGCTGGAGATCAGCCAGCAGCAGGTCGACTTCGTCAAGAAGTACGGCAACAAGGTCTACTACGGCGACCCCGCGCGCCTCGACCTGCTGCACGCCGCCAAGGCCGACAAGGCCGTGATCTTCGTCCTGGCGGTCGACGACGTGAAAGACTCCCTGGCGACCGCCGAGACCGTCCGGCGGCACTTCCCCCATCTCAAGATCTTCGCGCGGGCGCGGGACCGCCGTCATGCGCTCAAGCTGATGGAGGCCGGGGCCCATGTCGTGATCCGCGAGACCTATCTCTCCAGTCTGGACGTGGCGCGTGGTGTGCTCGAGGAGCTTGGCCTCGACGACTACCAGGCGGAGAAGGCGATCAAGATGTTCCGGGCGCACGACGAGTCGCGCCTGGCGAGCCATCTGGGCGAGGACCACGACGAGGCGCGCCTGATCGATGCGGCCAAGCAGGCGGCGGCGGAGTTGGAGGAGATCTTCGCCGAGGACGCCGAGGCCGAACGGAAGCAGGGCTCGGTCGTCGATTAG
- a CDS encoding DUF1538 domain-containing protein — translation MIQSLAALGRLFLQSSRDLAPIVLVVAFFQIAVLQQPFPDLTETLIGLLFVTTGLTLFIRGLEMGIFPLGETMAEAFARRGVLVSLLVFAFALGFGTTVAEPALIAVTEEAAEVAAEAKAIPASEESQENYADGLRLTVAISVGVSLVIGVFRILKGWPIQFFIIGGYLLVVPMTFVAPEEIVGVAFDSGGVTTSTVTVPLVTALGVGLASVLRGRNPMIDGFGLIAFASLMPIIFVLIYGMAVHG, via the coding sequence ATGATCCAGTCCCTGGCGGCGCTCGGACGCCTTTTCCTCCAAAGCTCGCGCGATCTTGCCCCGATCGTTCTGGTGGTCGCCTTCTTTCAGATCGCGGTCCTGCAGCAGCCCTTCCCCGACCTGACTGAAACGCTGATCGGCCTGCTCTTCGTAACGACCGGCCTGACCCTCTTCATCAGGGGCTTGGAGATGGGCATCTTCCCGCTCGGCGAGACCATGGCCGAGGCCTTTGCGCGCCGGGGTGTGCTCGTCTCGCTTTTGGTATTCGCTTTTGCTCTCGGCTTCGGGACCACGGTGGCCGAGCCGGCCTTGATCGCCGTGACCGAGGAAGCAGCCGAGGTGGCGGCTGAAGCAAAAGCGATTCCGGCCAGCGAAGAATCCCAGGAAAACTATGCCGACGGCCTGCGGCTGACCGTGGCCATTTCCGTCGGCGTCTCTCTTGTGATCGGTGTGTTCAGGATCCTCAAGGGTTGGCCGATTCAGTTTTTCATCATCGGCGGCTACCTGCTCGTCGTGCCGATGACCTTCGTTGCGCCGGAAGAGATCGTCGGCGTGGCCTTCGATTCCGGCGGCGTCACCACCTCCACCGTAACGGTGCCGTTGGTCACCGCCCTGGGAGTCGGATTGGCTAGCGTACTGCGCGGCCGCAATCCCATGATCGACGGATTCGGGCTGATCGCCTTCGCGAGCCTGATGCCGATCATTTTCGTCCTGATCTACGGCATGGCGGTGCACGGATGA
- a CDS encoding DUF1538 domain-containing protein: MNEGWIVGFAQSLFETVLDVLPIIVILVVFQVAVLRARIPRLKRVLLGFVYAIVGLALFLVGLEKALFPLGEVMARQLTNPEFVGNASDVAAGQVDWRDYAWVYVFAAAIGFATTVAEPALIAVSIKANEISGGSLSAWGLRLAVAVGVAASIALGAFRIITGTPLYIYMIIGYLLVIIQTVFASRAIIPLAYDSGGVTTSTVTVPLVTALGLGLASTIPGRSALIDGFGLIALASLFPMITVMVYAQITGWLAGRRKRAGSVTTEE; encoded by the coding sequence ATGAACGAAGGCTGGATAGTTGGCTTCGCGCAGTCGCTTTTCGAGACCGTCCTCGACGTCCTGCCGATCATTGTCATCCTGGTGGTATTCCAGGTGGCAGTGCTGCGGGCGCGCATCCCTCGGCTGAAGCGCGTCCTGCTCGGCTTCGTCTATGCCATCGTCGGCCTGGCGCTGTTTCTCGTGGGCCTGGAGAAGGCGCTCTTTCCGCTGGGCGAGGTCATGGCCCGGCAATTGACCAACCCGGAATTCGTCGGCAACGCGAGCGACGTCGCGGCCGGCCAGGTCGATTGGCGCGACTATGCCTGGGTCTACGTTTTCGCCGCCGCGATCGGCTTCGCCACCACGGTCGCCGAGCCCGCCCTGATCGCCGTCTCGATCAAGGCCAACGAGATTTCCGGCGGCAGCCTGAGCGCCTGGGGCCTCAGGCTGGCCGTCGCCGTCGGCGTCGCGGCCTCGATCGCGCTCGGCGCCTTCCGGATCATCACCGGCACGCCCCTCTACATCTACATGATCATCGGCTACCTTCTGGTCATCATCCAGACGGTCTTCGCCTCGCGCGCGATCATCCCGCTCGCCTACGATTCCGGCGGCGTGACGACCTCGACCGTGACCGTGCCCCTGGTCACCGCGCTCGGGCTCGGTCTCGCATCGACCATCCCGGGGCGCAGCGCTCTGATCGACGGTTTCGGACTGATCGCCCTCGCCAGCCTGTTTCCCATGATCACGGTCATGGTCTATGCCCAGATAACCGGCTGGCTCGCCGGCCGCCGCAAGCGCGCCGGGTCCGTCACTACAGAAGAATAG
- a CDS encoding P-II family nitrogen regulator: MKFKLIVALVTDDLTDAVIDAARETGATGCTVITSARGEGLKPSKTFLGLTVEGLRDVVLLLVEQHLSRHILETIAKAARFEEVPGSGIAFQVDIEDAVGLRSQISTIESEIEDQI, translated from the coding sequence ATGAAGTTCAAACTGATCGTGGCCCTGGTCACCGACGACCTGACCGACGCCGTCATCGACGCCGCGCGCGAGACCGGCGCGACCGGCTGCACGGTCATCACCTCCGCCCGCGGCGAGGGGCTCAAGCCCTCCAAGACCTTCCTCGGCCTGACCGTGGAGGGTTTGCGCGACGTGGTCCTGCTTCTGGTCGAGCAGCATCTCAGCCGGCACATCCTGGAGACGATCGCCAAGGCCGCGCGCTTCGAGGAGGTGCCGGGCAGCGGCATCGCCTTCCAGGTCGACATCGAAGACGCGGTGGGCCTGCGGTCTCAGATCTCCACCATCGAGAGCGAAATCGAGGATCAGATATGA
- a CDS encoding CBS domain-containing protein yields MSEDSYLKVRDVMTPSPHMIDGLASVTHAMDVMKRHQVSSLVIDRRHDGDEYGILVVQDIAAKVIGEDRSPDRTSVYQIMSKPVIVMDADMNIKYAIRLLVRFGLSRGLVLEHGKVVGIVTMRDMVYRYIPMDAGDDS; encoded by the coding sequence ATGAGCGAAGACAGCTACCTCAAAGTCCGCGACGTCATGACGCCGTCGCCCCATATGATCGACGGCCTCGCCTCAGTCACCCATGCCATGGACGTCATGAAGCGCCACCAGGTCAGCTCCCTGGTTATCGACCGCCGGCACGACGGCGACGAATACGGCATCCTGGTCGTGCAGGACATCGCGGCTAAGGTGATCGGCGAAGACCGCTCGCCGGATCGAACGTCGGTCTACCAAATCATGTCGAAGCCGGTCATCGTCATGGACGCCGACATGAACATCAAGTACGCGATCCGCCTACTCGTGCGCTTCGGACTCTCGCGCGGATTGGTGCTCGAGCACGGCAAGGTGGTCGGGATCGTGACCATGCGGGACATGGTCTATCGCTATATACCGATGGACGCCGGTGACGATTCCTGA